Proteins encoded together in one Streptomyces sp. B1I3 window:
- a CDS encoding alpha/beta fold hydrolase, whose amino-acid sequence MPHPVPAASAPEPSATVPGAVSRLVDVPGGRIHLLEQGAGPLVLLIHGFPETSYSWRHQLPALAAAGYRAVAVDVRGYGRSCVPGNVDAYRMTAHVADNVGVVHALGHETATVVGHDWGSPIAANSALLRPDMFTAAALLSVPYTPWNPVRPTDAFARIGGGEEFYISYFQEPGRAEAEIAPDMRGWLAGFYTSLSADTMAPPGAGSPFFVPAGARMRDRFVRGPLPSWLSEADLDVYGAEFGRTGLTGGLNRYRNVDRDWEDLAAWDGARLTAPALFIGGSLDASTAWLADAIAAYPTTLPGLVSSHILEGGGHWIQQERADEVNGLLTTWLHALHG is encoded by the coding sequence ATGCCGCACCCCGTACCCGCCGCCTCCGCACCCGAGCCCTCCGCGACCGTCCCGGGGGCGGTGAGCCGCCTGGTGGACGTGCCGGGTGGCCGCATCCACCTCCTCGAACAGGGCGCGGGCCCCCTCGTCCTGCTGATCCACGGCTTCCCCGAGACCTCGTACTCCTGGCGCCACCAGTTGCCGGCGCTCGCCGCCGCGGGCTACCGGGCGGTCGCCGTCGACGTACGCGGCTACGGGCGCTCCTGCGTCCCCGGGAACGTGGACGCCTACCGCATGACCGCCCACGTCGCCGACAACGTCGGCGTCGTCCACGCGCTCGGCCATGAGACGGCGACGGTCGTCGGTCATGACTGGGGCTCGCCCATCGCTGCCAACAGCGCCCTGCTGCGCCCTGACATGTTCACCGCCGCGGCCCTGCTCAGCGTCCCGTACACCCCGTGGAACCCGGTCCGGCCCACGGATGCCTTCGCCCGTATCGGCGGAGGTGAGGAGTTCTACATCAGCTACTTCCAGGAACCGGGCCGCGCCGAGGCGGAGATCGCGCCGGACATGCGCGGCTGGCTCGCGGGGTTCTACACCTCGCTCTCCGCCGACACGATGGCACCCCCCGGAGCCGGCTCGCCCTTCTTCGTGCCCGCGGGCGCGCGCATGCGCGACCGGTTCGTGCGCGGGCCGCTGCCCTCCTGGCTCTCCGAGGCGGACCTCGACGTGTACGGCGCCGAGTTCGGGAGGACCGGCCTGACCGGCGGCCTCAACCGCTATCGCAACGTCGACCGCGACTGGGAGGACCTGGCCGCCTGGGACGGCGCACGGCTCACCGCACCCGCGCTCTTCATCGGCGGCTCCCTCGACGCCTCCACCGCCTGGCTGGCCGACGCGATCGCCGCCTACCCGACGACGCTCCCGGGACTGGTCTCCTCGCACATCCTCGAGGGCGGCGGGCACTGGATCCAGCAGGAACGCGCCGACGAGGTCAACGGTTTGCTGACGACGTGGCTGCACGCCCTGCACGGGTGA
- a CDS encoding protein phosphatase, which yields MSVEQWDPAAEGVLRLPSGRLVRGRGLRRPLPEGLTPTFAVHLLGRRPPPVAWESRWLRWPDFRLPADRPAARGVLGEAWNRAAGERVEVACAGGRGRTGTALACLAVLDGVPADEAVGFVRRHYHPGAVETPWQRRYVRQFARP from the coding sequence GTGAGCGTTGAGCAGTGGGACCCTGCGGCCGAGGGCGTCCTGCGGCTGCCCTCGGGGCGGCTGGTCCGTGGACGGGGTCTGCGGCGCCCGCTGCCCGAGGGCCTCACGCCGACCTTCGCGGTGCACCTGCTCGGGAGGCGACCGCCCCCGGTCGCCTGGGAGTCGCGGTGGCTGCGCTGGCCGGACTTCCGGCTTCCCGCCGACCGGCCCGCGGCCCGGGGCGTGCTCGGGGAGGCCTGGAACCGGGCCGCCGGGGAGCGGGTGGAGGTCGCCTGCGCAGGGGGCCGGGGGCGGACCGGTACGGCCCTGGCGTGCCTGGCCGTGCTGGACGGTGTCCCGGCGGACGAGGCGGTCGGCTTCGTCCGCCGGCACTACCATCCCGGCGCCGTCGAGACTCCCTGGCAGCGACGGTACGTCCGGCAATTCGCCCGACCATGA
- a CDS encoding TNT domain-containing protein: MNRNRTALAAIGIAAGLVTAPAASAAPRQEHLPSTVAAGHDPCTGEFLDDARLGPKWLPRTTQAPVGPLLKGYKRTGALSPAAFLKKYWEGPTDTGNWKYPPDDGFAEVNGEIDKEPAKLRPGQRLDRFGSEYGGYLAPAGDAYAERALPPQNLNTRDAAVPCDYRVYKVTKSFWAWQGSIAPWFEQSGGGQQIKLDAVFLDPGAGERLNVKWLLDHAYLERVGA, translated from the coding sequence ATGAACCGTAACCGCACCGCACTTGCCGCGATCGGCATCGCCGCCGGGTTGGTGACAGCCCCCGCCGCGAGCGCGGCTCCGCGCCAGGAGCACCTGCCGTCCACGGTGGCCGCCGGCCACGACCCGTGCACCGGCGAGTTCCTCGACGACGCGCGGCTGGGCCCCAAGTGGCTGCCCCGCACGACCCAGGCTCCCGTCGGCCCGCTGCTCAAGGGGTACAAGCGCACGGGTGCGCTGTCGCCGGCCGCCTTCCTGAAGAAGTACTGGGAGGGCCCCACGGACACCGGGAACTGGAAGTACCCGCCCGACGACGGCTTCGCCGAGGTCAACGGCGAGATCGACAAGGAGCCCGCCAAGCTGCGCCCGGGACAGCGGCTGGACCGTTTCGGTTCCGAGTACGGCGGCTACCTGGCACCGGCGGGCGACGCGTACGCGGAGCGCGCCCTGCCCCCGCAGAACCTCAACACCCGGGACGCGGCCGTGCCGTGCGACTACCGCGTCTACAAGGTCACCAAGTCGTTCTGGGCGTGGCAGGGCAGCATCGCGCCGTGGTTCGAGCAGTCGGGCGGCGGGCAGCAGATCAAGCTCGACGCGGTGTTCCTCGACCCCGGCGCGGGGGAGCGGCTCAACGTCAAGTGGCTGCTGGACCACGCCTATCTCGAGCGCGTGGGCGCGTAA
- a CDS encoding NPP1 family protein, producing the protein MLSSPSVRRISLAAAGAFALVMTSAGSALAAPPTALPAQAEVIERTFQPAFDYDTDGCYPTPAIGPDGTTAPGLNTTGAVNGSCRDAWDLDNTNSYSRHTCNNGWCAIVYGLYFEKDQAVAGSGLGGHRHDWEHVVVWVQNNEARYVSTSAHGDFDVHGRDTIRWDGTHPKVVYHKDGLSTHCFRPANSNDEPPENHDHAWQFPALVGWNGYPAGLRDKLTQADFGSAVLGIKDSTFRAHLAKALPAGIGFDPNA; encoded by the coding sequence ATGCTCAGCAGCCCGTCCGTCCGCAGGATCTCGCTCGCCGCCGCCGGTGCCTTCGCGCTGGTCATGACTTCCGCCGGCAGCGCTCTCGCCGCTCCGCCGACCGCGCTGCCCGCGCAGGCGGAGGTGATCGAGCGGACGTTCCAGCCCGCCTTCGACTACGACACGGACGGCTGCTACCCCACTCCGGCCATCGGCCCGGACGGGACGACAGCCCCGGGCCTCAACACCACCGGCGCGGTCAACGGCAGTTGCCGTGACGCGTGGGACCTCGACAACACCAACAGCTATTCCCGTCATACGTGCAACAACGGCTGGTGCGCGATCGTGTACGGCCTCTACTTCGAGAAGGACCAGGCCGTGGCCGGCAGCGGGCTCGGCGGCCACAGGCATGACTGGGAGCACGTGGTCGTGTGGGTCCAGAACAACGAGGCGCGGTACGTGTCCACCTCCGCCCACGGCGACTTCGACGTCCACGGCCGCGACACCATCCGGTGGGACGGGACGCACCCCAAGGTCGTCTACCACAAGGACGGGCTGAGCACCCACTGCTTCCGCCCCGCGAACTCCAACGACGAGCCGCCGGAGAACCACGACCACGCGTGGCAGTTCCCCGCCCTGGTCGGCTGGAACGGCTACCCCGCGGGCCTGCGCGACAAGCTGACCCAGGCCGACTTCGGCAGCGCCGTGCTCGGCATCAAGGACAGCACCTTCCGCGCCCACCTGGCGAAGGCCCTGCCCGCGGGCATCGGCTTCGACCCCAACGCCTGA
- a CDS encoding DUF2000 domain-containing protein — translation MTDDDTPVRFDTKIAVLLRDDLETWQRLNVTAFLVSGLGTHVPEVIGEPYADADDTPYLPMFRQPVLVFAGPKELLTTAHTRAVGRGVAMAVFTSDLFATGHDKANRAAVRAVGREGMDLVGLAVYGPRNAVDKILKGASMHP, via the coding sequence ATGACCGACGACGACACGCCCGTGCGCTTCGACACCAAGATCGCTGTTCTGCTCCGTGACGACCTCGAGACCTGGCAGCGGCTCAACGTGACCGCCTTCCTGGTCAGCGGCCTCGGCACGCACGTACCGGAGGTGATCGGCGAACCGTACGCCGACGCCGACGACACCCCCTACCTGCCGATGTTCCGTCAGCCCGTGCTCGTCTTCGCAGGGCCGAAGGAACTGCTGACGACCGCGCACACCCGGGCGGTCGGCCGGGGCGTGGCCATGGCCGTGTTCACCTCCGACCTCTTCGCGACCGGACACGACAAGGCCAACCGGGCGGCCGTCCGGGCGGTGGGGCGGGAGGGGATGGACCTGGTGGGACTCGCCGTGTACGGGCCGCGCAACGCGGTGGACAAGATCCTCAAGGGCGCGTCGATGCACCCCTGA
- a CDS encoding PepSY domain-containing protein: protein MRFQPRRNKNVSPRTRRLRVAGALCAVLASALVTGCGQDSGDKTAAATSEAAKVMPNQTASPSSTAQLTEDQTKRKELLSTVKVTYDKAATTAVGEVSGGKLTELDLKDLDDDSDASASASASGSESPSPGGSKSASPGTTSGSPSPSGSSAGAKWVAEVVKEDGTAHRVTIDAVSGDVLESAPVAGQSAAEKQQMAGWIANAKQTPEQAAKVAMGKKKGTVTSLDLDENDSQVLVWQVEVVGSDWTKTDFDVDAANGTITKEEVDEN, encoded by the coding sequence ATGAGATTTCAGCCCCGACGCAACAAGAACGTTTCCCCGCGCACCCGCCGGCTCCGCGTCGCCGGCGCCCTGTGCGCCGTGCTTGCCTCCGCCCTTGTGACCGGCTGCGGGCAGGACAGCGGTGACAAGACGGCCGCTGCGACCTCGGAAGCTGCGAAGGTCATGCCGAACCAGACGGCAAGCCCGTCCAGCACGGCACAGCTGACCGAGGACCAGACGAAGCGCAAGGAGTTGCTCTCCACCGTCAAGGTCACCTACGACAAGGCCGCCACGACCGCCGTGGGTGAGGTGTCCGGTGGGAAGCTGACCGAGCTCGACCTCAAGGATCTGGACGACGACAGCGACGCGAGCGCGAGCGCCAGTGCGAGCGGGAGCGAGAGCCCCAGCCCCGGCGGCAGCAAGAGTGCGAGCCCCGGCACCACGAGCGGCAGCCCGAGCCCGAGTGGCAGCTCCGCCGGTGCGAAGTGGGTCGCCGAGGTCGTCAAGGAGGACGGCACCGCGCACAGGGTGACCATCGACGCGGTGTCCGGTGACGTGCTCGAGTCCGCACCGGTCGCCGGGCAGAGCGCCGCCGAGAAGCAGCAGATGGCCGGCTGGATCGCCAACGCCAAGCAGACGCCGGAGCAGGCTGCCAAGGTCGCCATGGGCAAGAAGAAGGGCACGGTCACCTCACTCGACCTCGACGAGAACGACAGTCAGGTCCTGGTCTGGCAGGTCGAGGTGGTCGGCAGCGACTGGACGAAGACCGACTTCGACGTGGACGCGGCGAACGGCACCATCACCAAGGAAGAAGTGGACGAGAACTGA
- a CDS encoding HPr family phosphocarrier protein, with translation MYQRTVSVGSPSGLHARPASLFVRAAARQPVRVTVARDGRDPVDARSMLSVLALAAQHGDSLVLSAVGEGAQEAVEELAALLAQDLDATV, from the coding sequence ATGTACCAGCGCACCGTGTCCGTAGGCTCCCCCAGCGGGCTGCACGCCCGTCCGGCCTCCCTGTTCGTCCGCGCGGCCGCGCGCCAGCCGGTCCGCGTGACCGTGGCCCGCGACGGCCGCGACCCGGTCGACGCGCGCAGCATGCTGTCGGTGCTCGCGCTGGCGGCGCAGCACGGCGACTCCCTGGTGCTGTCCGCCGTGGGCGAGGGAGCGCAGGAGGCGGTGGAAGAGCTGGCCGCCCTGCTCGCCCAGGACCTGGACGCGACGGTGTGA
- the pfkB gene encoding 1-phosphofructokinase, producing MILTVTPNPSLDRTYELPGLVRGAVLRATSDRVDPGGKGVNVSRAVAAAGHRTVAVAPLGGPEGALLARLLGEHGIEAAGVPIAGSTRINITLVEPDGTLTKVNAAGPEIGPAEADALLDRVRARSVGADWIACCGSLPRGLPPQWYAELVSRSHRAGTRIALDTSGPALVAALPERPDVIKPNAEELAEAVGRPLATVGDAVKAAQELCERGARSVLASLGATGQLLVEESGAYFASARVDAVRSDVGAGDASLAGFLTAGGRGRAALTSAVAHGAAAVQLAGSVMPTPAGLDLSAVVTTADVPLDLALGQPAP from the coding sequence ATGATTCTCACCGTCACCCCCAATCCGAGCCTGGACCGGACGTACGAGCTGCCGGGACTCGTCCGGGGCGCCGTCCTGCGGGCCACGTCGGACCGCGTCGACCCCGGTGGCAAGGGCGTCAACGTCTCCCGCGCCGTCGCCGCCGCCGGTCACCGCACGGTCGCCGTCGCACCGCTGGGAGGCCCCGAAGGGGCGTTGCTGGCCCGGCTGCTGGGCGAGCACGGCATCGAGGCCGCCGGGGTGCCGATCGCCGGCAGCACCCGGATCAACATCACCCTCGTCGAGCCCGACGGCACACTCACCAAGGTCAACGCGGCCGGACCCGAGATCGGGCCCGCCGAGGCCGACGCCCTGCTGGACCGGGTGCGGGCGCGGTCGGTGGGCGCGGACTGGATCGCCTGCTGCGGCAGTCTGCCGCGCGGGCTGCCTCCGCAGTGGTACGCCGAGCTGGTGTCCCGCAGCCACCGCGCCGGAACCCGGATCGCCCTGGACACCTCGGGCCCGGCGCTGGTCGCCGCGCTGCCGGAACGCCCGGACGTGATCAAGCCGAACGCCGAGGAACTGGCCGAGGCCGTCGGCCGCCCGCTCGCGACGGTCGGTGACGCCGTCAAGGCGGCGCAGGAACTGTGCGAGCGGGGGGCACGGTCCGTACTGGCCAGTCTGGGTGCCACCGGGCAACTGCTGGTGGAGGAGTCCGGAGCGTACTTCGCCTCGGCGCGGGTGGACGCGGTCCGCAGCGACGTCGGCGCGGGGGACGCCTCCCTCGCCGGCTTCCTCACCGCCGGCGGGAGGGGCCGGGCGGCCCTCACCTCGGCTGTGGCCCACGGCGCCGCCGCGGTCCAGCTCGCCGGAAGCGTCATGCCGACACCGGCCGGCCTCGATCTCTCCGCGGTCGTCACGACCGCCGACGTCCCCCTGGACCTCGCCCTTGGACAGCCGGCGCCATGA
- a CDS encoding fructose-specific PTS transporter subunit EIIC — MSELITAELVDLDLSAETKSAASRSLAGRMVAAGRVTDLDGFLADVAAREAQMPTGLDGGIGIPHCRSAHVTAPTLAFGRSTRGIDFGAPDGPADLVFLIAAPAGADDDHLTMLSSLARRLMDPAFTAALRAESDPAAAAALVGGEEPPVPAEPEEASGAPEAAQEPFRIVAVTSCPTGIAHTYMAAESLEAAARAEGVLLSVETQGSAGFERLDPAVIAAADAVIWAHDVEVREKARFDGKPVVDVGVKAGINRPAELMAEARVKARRGEISRLSADRDGADDGAGGGGSAHFGVRLRTYLMSGVSYMVPFVAAGGLLIALSFAIGGYEIASARSVAEHFAWSEADSWAALLNQIGTAAFGFLVPVLAGYIAYGMADRPALVPGFVGGAIALTIDAGFLGGLVAGLLAGAVVMAIQRVKVHPTLRGIMPVLVIPLLASVAVGFLMFIVVGKPIASLQSALTDWLNGLSGSNAVVLGVVLGLMMCFDMGGPLNKVAYAFAVGGLADPTPGSLKVMAAVMAAGMVPPLAMALATTVRRRLFSRTERENGRAAWVLGASFISEGAIPFAAADPLRVIPSVMAGGAVTGALSMAFGCTLRAPHGGVFVVPLIGEPFLYLLAVAAGTAVATGLVITLKGLRRSPQAADAPAEEPKVPSPSEPRGRIRESAPAPQE; from the coding sequence ATGAGTGAGCTGATCACCGCGGAACTGGTCGACCTCGATCTGTCCGCCGAGACGAAGAGCGCAGCGAGCCGTTCACTGGCCGGACGGATGGTCGCGGCCGGCCGCGTCACCGACCTCGACGGCTTTCTCGCCGACGTGGCGGCCCGTGAGGCACAGATGCCGACCGGCCTGGACGGTGGCATCGGCATTCCGCACTGCAGGAGCGCGCACGTCACCGCACCGACGCTGGCCTTCGGCCGCAGCACGCGCGGCATCGACTTCGGAGCCCCTGACGGGCCCGCCGACCTGGTCTTCCTGATAGCCGCGCCGGCCGGTGCGGACGACGACCACCTCACCATGCTGTCGAGCCTGGCGCGGCGGCTGATGGACCCCGCTTTCACGGCAGCGCTGCGGGCGGAGAGTGACCCGGCCGCCGCCGCGGCCCTGGTCGGCGGCGAAGAGCCCCCCGTGCCGGCGGAGCCCGAGGAGGCTTCCGGGGCTCCTGAAGCCGCCCAGGAGCCGTTCCGGATCGTGGCCGTGACGTCCTGCCCCACCGGCATCGCGCACACCTACATGGCCGCCGAGTCGCTGGAGGCGGCCGCCCGCGCCGAAGGGGTCCTCCTCAGCGTCGAGACCCAGGGCTCGGCCGGGTTCGAGCGGCTGGACCCGGCCGTCATCGCCGCCGCGGACGCGGTCATCTGGGCACACGACGTCGAGGTGCGGGAGAAGGCGCGGTTCGACGGCAAACCGGTCGTGGACGTCGGTGTGAAGGCAGGGATCAACCGTCCCGCGGAGCTCATGGCCGAGGCCCGCGTCAAGGCCCGGCGCGGCGAGATCAGCCGGCTCTCCGCGGACCGCGACGGCGCGGACGACGGCGCGGGCGGCGGCGGCTCGGCGCATTTCGGTGTCCGGCTGCGGACGTACCTGATGTCCGGTGTCAGCTACATGGTGCCGTTCGTCGCGGCCGGAGGGCTCCTCATCGCCCTGTCGTTCGCCATCGGCGGCTACGAGATAGCGAGCGCCAGGTCGGTCGCCGAGCACTTCGCCTGGAGCGAGGCGGACAGCTGGGCGGCCCTGCTCAACCAGATCGGCACGGCCGCCTTCGGCTTCCTCGTCCCGGTACTGGCCGGATACATCGCCTACGGGATGGCGGACAGGCCGGCGCTCGTCCCCGGTTTCGTCGGCGGAGCCATCGCGCTCACCATCGACGCGGGCTTCCTCGGCGGCCTGGTCGCCGGGCTGCTGGCCGGGGCGGTGGTGATGGCCATCCAGCGGGTGAAGGTGCATCCCACCCTGCGCGGCATCATGCCGGTGCTGGTGATCCCCCTGCTCGCCTCCGTCGCCGTCGGCTTCCTGATGTTCATCGTGGTCGGAAAGCCGATCGCCTCGCTGCAGAGCGCCCTGACCGACTGGCTGAACGGGCTGTCGGGCTCCAACGCGGTCGTGCTCGGCGTCGTCCTCGGCCTGATGATGTGCTTCGACATGGGCGGACCGCTGAACAAGGTGGCGTACGCCTTCGCGGTCGGCGGCCTGGCCGACCCGACGCCCGGCAGCCTCAAGGTGATGGCTGCCGTCATGGCCGCGGGCATGGTGCCGCCGCTGGCGATGGCTCTGGCGACGACGGTGCGGCGCAGGCTGTTCAGCCGGACCGAACGCGAGAACGGCCGGGCCGCCTGGGTCCTGGGCGCCTCGTTCATCAGTGAGGGCGCCATCCCGTTCGCGGCGGCCGACCCTCTGCGGGTCATTCCGTCCGTGATGGCCGGCGGGGCGGTCACCGGCGCGCTGTCCATGGCCTTCGGCTGCACGCTCCGCGCCCCGCACGGCGGCGTCTTCGTCGTCCCGCTGATCGGTGAACCGTTCCTGTACCTGCTCGCGGTCGCCGCCGGCACGGCGGTGGCCACCGGCCTGGTGATCACCCTCAAGGGCCTGAGGCGAAGCCCGCAGGCCGCCGACGCGCCGGCCGAGGAGCCGAAAGTCCCCTCACCGTCTGAGCCTCGCGGAAGAATCCGTGAGTCCGCCCCCGCCCCACAGGAGTGA
- a CDS encoding DeoR/GlpR family DNA-binding transcription regulator: MYAPERQQEILRLAGESGRVDVLSLAEQFQVTAETVRRDLKALDRAGLLRRVHGGAIPAGRLGFEPDLAERDVVAADEKDRIAAAALGELPARGNIIIDAGTTTARLAGVVPIDCGLTVVTHALPVAARLCDHPGISLHLVGGRVRHRTRAAVDAWALRAYGELNADVVFLATNGFSPDGGLTTPDLAEAAVKRAVIAAARRVVLLADSGKAGQEHFARFGDLSHVDLLITDTGLSPEDARAIEGLGTEVVRA, translated from the coding sequence ATGTACGCACCGGAGCGGCAGCAGGAGATTCTGCGCCTCGCAGGCGAGAGCGGCCGCGTCGACGTCCTCTCCCTGGCCGAGCAGTTCCAGGTGACCGCCGAGACCGTCCGGCGCGATCTCAAGGCTCTCGACAGGGCGGGACTTCTGCGCAGGGTCCACGGTGGCGCGATCCCGGCCGGGCGGCTCGGATTCGAGCCGGATCTCGCGGAGCGGGACGTCGTGGCCGCCGACGAGAAGGACCGCATAGCGGCCGCCGCGCTGGGGGAACTGCCTGCCCGGGGAAACATCATCATCGATGCCGGGACGACGACCGCCAGACTGGCCGGTGTCGTCCCGATCGACTGCGGTCTGACCGTCGTGACCCACGCGCTGCCCGTGGCAGCGCGCCTCTGCGACCACCCGGGCATCTCCCTGCACCTGGTCGGCGGGCGGGTCCGCCACCGCACCCGCGCCGCCGTCGACGCCTGGGCCCTGCGCGCGTACGGCGAGCTCAACGCCGATGTCGTCTTCCTCGCGACGAACGGCTTCTCGCCCGACGGCGGCCTGACCACCCCGGACCTGGCCGAGGCGGCGGTCAAGCGTGCGGTGATCGCCGCGGCCCGCAGGGTGGTGCTCCTCGCCGATTCCGGCAAGGCGGGCCAGGAGCACTTCGCCCGCTTCGGCGACCTCTCCCACGTCGACCTGCTCATCACCGATACGGGGCTCAGCCCCGAGGACGCCCGGGCCATCGAAGGCCTGGGCACGGAAGTAGTACGCGCATGA
- a CDS encoding DUF664 domain-containing protein, whose amino-acid sequence MNSAGLLTEAFDRIQEAVHAAVEGLSPDALNARVDDGANTIAWLVWHLSRVQDDHVSDAAGTEQVWFAQDWASRFELPLAEGSTGYGHSSEEVASVQVSSAELLLGYYDAVHEQSIGFIGGLDGRALDRIVDEAWSPPVTLGVRLISVIADDLQHAGQAAFVRGSLERR is encoded by the coding sequence ATGAACAGTGCAGGCTTGCTCACCGAAGCGTTCGACCGCATCCAGGAAGCAGTGCACGCGGCCGTCGAAGGGCTCTCGCCTGACGCACTCAACGCCAGGGTCGACGACGGCGCGAACACGATCGCGTGGCTCGTGTGGCACCTCTCGCGTGTCCAGGACGACCACGTCTCCGATGCCGCGGGAACCGAGCAGGTCTGGTTCGCGCAGGACTGGGCCTCCCGCTTCGAACTGCCGCTCGCGGAAGGCTCGACCGGTTACGGGCACAGCAGTGAGGAGGTGGCGTCCGTGCAGGTGTCCTCGGCCGAACTCCTCCTCGGTTACTACGACGCCGTGCACGAGCAGAGCATCGGTTTCATCGGAGGGCTCGACGGCCGCGCGCTGGACCGGATCGTGGACGAGGCGTGGTCGCCGCCCGTGACGCTCGGGGTCCGGCTGATCAGCGTCATCGCCGACGACCTGCAGCACGCGGGTCAGGCGGCGTTCGTCCGCGGCTCGCTGGAGCGCCGGTAG
- a CDS encoding DUF6296 family protein: protein MEYPETYELIFQATGAADDVVVVHLTARSGAGGYPIYEDETGIVRAEISERGEVRMQASGGHQALRVPLLARPLSHGATPPAG, encoded by the coding sequence ATGGAGTACCCGGAGACGTACGAGCTGATATTCCAGGCGACGGGCGCGGCGGACGACGTGGTGGTCGTCCACCTCACGGCCCGGTCCGGTGCGGGGGGTTACCCGATCTACGAGGACGAGACCGGAATCGTGCGGGCGGAGATCAGCGAGCGGGGCGAGGTGCGGATGCAGGCGAGCGGGGGGCACCAGGCCCTGCGGGTGCCGCTGCTCGCACGGCCGCTGAGCCACGGAGCAACCCCACCCGCCGGCTGA
- a CDS encoding AraC family transcriptional regulator, whose translation MGARPDITAWRPPVEGIDEVFHAFFADHAYPMHTHDAWTLLIVDQGLVRYDLDRHEHGAPSSVVTLLPPHVPHNGDAATPEGFRKRVLYLDTRQIDAALIGRAVDRPVLHDQRLRHRVHQLHRTLERRGDELEAQSRLALVSERLARHLRDQLDVPPPVHDRRVARELRELLDQRFVQGLTLREAADRLHVHQTHLVRAFSREFGMAPHQYLTGRRVDLARRLLLGGMRAPDVASAAGFYDQSHFSRHFKRVVGTSPGHYARTAKDVTGYRRSSEPRTNAA comes from the coding sequence ATGGGTGCACGTCCGGACATCACCGCATGGCGTCCACCGGTCGAGGGAATCGACGAGGTCTTCCACGCGTTCTTCGCCGATCACGCCTACCCCATGCACACGCACGACGCGTGGACGTTGCTGATCGTCGACCAGGGTCTGGTCCGCTACGATCTCGACCGCCACGAGCACGGTGCGCCGAGTTCGGTGGTCACGCTCCTGCCTCCGCACGTTCCGCACAACGGTGACGCGGCGACTCCCGAGGGCTTTCGCAAGCGTGTCCTGTACCTCGACACCCGCCAGATCGACGCCGCCCTCATCGGGCGCGCCGTGGACCGCCCGGTGCTGCACGACCAGCGGCTGCGGCACCGCGTCCACCAGCTCCACCGGACGCTGGAGCGGCGTGGTGACGAACTGGAGGCCCAGAGCCGGCTGGCCCTCGTCTCCGAACGCCTGGCGCGGCACCTGCGCGACCAGCTGGACGTGCCTCCACCGGTGCACGACCGCCGGGTCGCCCGGGAACTGCGGGAGCTGCTCGACCAGCGGTTCGTGCAAGGGCTGACGCTGCGCGAGGCGGCGGACCGGCTGCACGTCCACCAGACCCATCTGGTGCGGGCCTTCAGCCGAGAATTCGGCATGGCTCCGCACCAGTACCTGACGGGCCGTCGGGTCGACCTGGCCCGGCGCCTGTTGCTCGGGGGCATGCGGGCGCCCGACGTCGCGTCGGCGGCCGGTTTCTACGACCAGTCGCACTTCTCCCGGCACTTCAAGCGTGTGGTCGGAACGAGCCCGGGCCACTACGCGCGCACAGCCAAGGACGTCACCGGCTACCGGCGCTCCAGCGAGCCGCGGACGAACGCCGCCTGA
- a CDS encoding DUF5133 domain-containing protein, giving the protein MLMANPATLRNLVKRYESLRSAHARLGTSESSRHLEDVSYTLCVTTGTRTVPDALRAAEAQLRAVPSAGSVGSKAVPSEVQLTA; this is encoded by the coding sequence GTGCTGATGGCCAATCCCGCAACGCTGCGGAATCTCGTCAAGCGCTACGAGTCACTGCGAAGCGCCCATGCACGGCTCGGAACCTCCGAGAGCAGCCGTCATCTCGAGGATGTCTCCTACACCCTCTGCGTCACCACCGGCACCCGCACGGTCCCGGACGCCCTGAGGGCCGCGGAAGCGCAGTTGCGCGCCGTCCCGTCCGCCGGATCGGTCGGCTCGAAGGCGGTCCCGTCCGAGGTGCAGCTCACCGCCTGA